One genomic segment of Alicycliphilus denitrificans K601 includes these proteins:
- a CDS encoding ribonuclease domain-containing protein yields the protein MLKAVAIPAYKAFVACALGAAVVLAPAGASARQASEAAAIPPIALADLPPQGRATYALIREGGPFPYDKDGSVFGNRERLLPAKKRGYYREYTVRTPGVRSRGARRIVCGGAPRTPDACYYTSDHYSSFREITQ from the coding sequence ATGTTGAAGGCCGTCGCCATCCCGGCGTACAAGGCATTTGTGGCGTGTGCTCTGGGTGCCGCGGTCGTACTTGCGCCGGCTGGCGCGTCCGCGCGGCAGGCTTCCGAGGCTGCGGCCATCCCTCCCATCGCGCTGGCCGACCTGCCCCCCCAGGGGCGCGCCACCTACGCGCTGATTCGTGAGGGTGGACCGTTTCCCTACGACAAGGACGGCTCGGTCTTCGGCAATCGTGAACGGCTGTTGCCCGCGAAAAAGCGCGGCTACTACCGTGAATACACCGTGCGCACCCCTGGCGTGAGGAGCCGGGGCGCACGGCGGATCGTATGCGGCGGAGCCCCGCGCACGCCCGATGCCTGCTACTACACCAGCGATCATTACAGTAGTTTTCGAGAGATCACGCAATGA
- a CDS encoding barstar family protein — protein METPLRKDQETLLRGVRPNIVQSIRAFRVHDLQETARVLGHHFLYANLAHAQSKQDILELIATQFTFPAHFGKNFDALYDCMTDPLHKSGPQPGFIVVLEQIPTTAKFDKEAREQLLDIFRDAADYWSDRKIPFRCFYSFL, from the coding sequence ATGGAAACGCCACTTCGTAAAGACCAGGAAACGCTGCTGCGCGGAGTGCGCCCCAACATCGTGCAGTCGATCCGCGCGTTCCGCGTGCACGACCTGCAGGAGACGGCGCGCGTGCTGGGCCACCATTTCCTGTACGCCAACCTGGCGCACGCCCAGTCCAAGCAGGACATCCTGGAACTCATCGCCACGCAGTTCACCTTCCCGGCGCATTTCGGCAAGAACTTCGACGCGCTGTACGACTGCATGACCGACCCGCTGCACAAGTCGGGCCCGCAGCCGGGCTTCATCGTGGTGCTGGAGCAGATTCCCACCACGGCCAAGTTCGACAAGGAAGCGCGCGAACAGTTGCTGGACATCTTCCGCGACGCCGCCGACTACTGGAGCGACCGCAAGATCCCGTTCCGGTGCTTCTATTCTTTTCTGTAG
- the rsmA gene encoding 16S rRNA (adenine(1518)-N(6)/adenine(1519)-N(6))-dimethyltransferase RsmA: protein MKHIPRKRFGQHFLSDPGIIDAIVRAIAPRPGQHMVEIGPGLAALTQPLVERLGRLTVIELDRDLAARLRQHGQLDVIESDVLKVDFTQVAQTLAAPKIRVVGNLPYNISTPILFHLMAHVQIIEDQHFMLQKEVIDRMVAAPATAAYGRLSVMLQWRYAMEDVLFVPPGSFDPPPRVDSAVVRMLPHARPAAVDEALLSELVQVAFSQRRKLLRHTLGRWLEGHGYAGGFDTQRRAEEVPVAHYVALAQELAPA, encoded by the coding sequence ATGAAGCACATCCCGCGCAAGCGCTTCGGCCAGCATTTCCTGAGCGACCCCGGCATCATCGACGCCATCGTGCGTGCCATCGCGCCGCGTCCCGGCCAGCATATGGTGGAGATCGGCCCCGGCTTGGCCGCGCTGACCCAGCCCCTGGTCGAGCGCCTGGGCCGGCTCACCGTGATCGAGCTCGATCGCGACCTGGCCGCGCGCCTGCGCCAGCACGGCCAGCTCGACGTCATCGAATCCGATGTGCTGAAAGTCGATTTCACGCAGGTGGCACAAACGCTTGCAGCTCCTAAAATCAGAGTGGTAGGCAACCTGCCCTACAACATCTCCACGCCCATCCTGTTCCACCTGATGGCGCACGTGCAGATCATAGAGGACCAGCACTTCATGCTGCAGAAGGAGGTCATAGACCGCATGGTGGCGGCCCCCGCCACGGCCGCCTATGGCCGCCTGTCGGTGATGCTGCAGTGGCGCTACGCCATGGAGGATGTGCTGTTCGTGCCCCCCGGAAGCTTCGACCCGCCGCCGCGCGTGGACAGCGCCGTGGTGCGCATGCTGCCCCACGCCCGGCCCGCGGCCGTGGACGAGGCGCTATTGTCGGAACTGGTGCAGGTGGCCTTCAGCCAGCGCCGCAAGCTGCTGCGCCACACCCTGGGCCGGTGGCTGGAGGGACACGGCTACGCGGGAGGCTTCGACACCCAGCGCCGCGCCGAGGAGGTGCCCGTGGCGCATTACGTGGCCCTGGCGCAGGAACTGGCGCCGGCGTAA
- a CDS encoding peptidylprolyl isomerase: protein MNFLHAMNHRASTLALACLTAAAVLAPAAQAQGLRPSGSAGLQRLPSSTATLLPPAGATSPAVRQADYIVAVVNSEPITNNEVRQRAERVAQQLSGQGAAMPPHEVLVKEVLERLILEKIQVQLAKEGGIKVDDYAVNQAEQNVARQNDVSVDEMHRRLAADGISKERFREELRNQLLALRVRERDVESRVRVSDLEVDQYLQDQQKTAGPGKMEINLGHILVKVPEGASPEEVARRAARAQEVLDKLRAGGDFGVLVQEYSDVPEGSGGGLLGLRPLDRYPELFVTAVQQAAVGSIVGPLRSPAGFHILKVVDRSQGGVPTMAVQSHARHILLRVGSGLSERQAAERLEDLRQRVLRGQADFATLAREYSQDGSAKDGGDLGWAGPGRYVPEFQEALNALRPGEISQPVVSRFGVHLIQLLERREAKLTQREQRDMVRDAVREKKLDEAFTTWIQEARARAYVEYREAPQ, encoded by the coding sequence ATGAATTTCCTCCACGCCATGAACCACCGAGCTTCGACCCTGGCCCTGGCCTGCCTGACCGCCGCGGCCGTGCTGGCGCCCGCCGCCCAGGCCCAGGGGCTGCGGCCCTCGGGCTCCGCCGGGCTGCAGCGCCTGCCCTCTTCCACGGCGACCCTGCTGCCGCCGGCCGGCGCGACCAGCCCCGCGGTGCGCCAGGCCGACTACATCGTGGCGGTGGTCAACTCCGAGCCCATCACCAACAACGAGGTGCGCCAGCGCGCCGAGCGCGTGGCGCAGCAGCTGAGCGGCCAGGGCGCGGCCATGCCGCCGCACGAAGTGCTGGTCAAGGAAGTGCTCGAACGCCTGATTCTGGAGAAGATCCAGGTCCAGCTCGCCAAGGAAGGCGGAATCAAGGTGGACGACTACGCCGTCAACCAGGCCGAGCAGAACGTGGCCCGGCAGAACGACGTGAGCGTGGACGAGATGCACCGGCGCCTGGCGGCAGACGGCATCAGCAAGGAGCGCTTCCGCGAGGAACTGCGCAACCAGCTGCTGGCCCTGCGCGTGCGCGAGCGCGACGTGGAGTCGCGCGTGCGCGTGAGCGACCTGGAGGTGGACCAGTACCTGCAGGACCAGCAGAAGACCGCCGGCCCCGGCAAGATGGAGATCAACCTGGGCCACATCCTCGTCAAGGTGCCCGAGGGCGCCAGCCCCGAAGAGGTCGCCAGGCGCGCGGCCCGCGCCCAGGAGGTGCTGGACAAGCTGCGCGCCGGCGGGGACTTCGGCGTGCTGGTGCAGGAGTATTCCGACGTGCCCGAGGGCTCCGGCGGCGGCCTGCTGGGCCTGCGCCCGCTCGACCGCTATCCCGAGCTGTTCGTGACCGCAGTGCAGCAGGCGGCGGTGGGCAGCATCGTCGGCCCGCTGCGCTCGCCCGCGGGCTTCCACATCCTGAAGGTGGTGGACAGGAGCCAGGGCGGCGTGCCCACGATGGCCGTGCAAAGCCACGCGCGCCACATCCTGCTGCGCGTGGGCTCCGGGCTGTCGGAACGCCAGGCGGCCGAGCGCCTGGAAGACCTGCGCCAGCGCGTGCTGCGCGGCCAAGCCGACTTCGCCACGCTGGCACGCGAGTATTCGCAGGACGGCAGTGCCAAGGACGGCGGCGACCTGGGCTGGGCCGGGCCCGGGCGCTACGTGCCCGAATTCCAGGAGGCGCTCAACGCGCTTCGGCCCGGCGAGATCAGCCAGCCCGTGGTGTCGCGCTTCGGCGTGCACCTGATCCAGCTGCTCGAACGCCGCGAGGCGAAGCTGACGCAGCGCGAGCAGCGCGACATGGTGCGCGACGCCGTGCGCGAGAAAAAGCTCGACGAGGCCTTCACCACCTGGATCCAGGAGGCGCGCGCCCGCGCCTACGTGGAATACCGCGAAGCGCCGCAATGA
- a CDS encoding LPS-assembly protein LptD, which yields MDRSLLPHALPATMSAPPARRAPLARLAALMLCGVPLAALAQAGGSASEQAEAPPALRSSPRLQETLPDDVRSQLPVFVRGDRVTGQPDIRATVEGNAELRRGDTVIHADEMEYDVADDRAKARGHVHINRAGNLYDGTLLDLRVDAFSGFFSDARYRFLETAAHGEATRVDFVDRDRSVVHNATYTTCERTDEASWKPDWIIHAKTIRLDRAEDVGTAEDGVLEFKGVPVLPMGNISFPLSERRKSGLLPPTIGLDSVSGVEYIQPYYWNIAPNRDATITPLVMSRRGVGLAGEFRYLEPRYSGELNASYLPRDQLRERDRWAYGVRHRATLGTPAGDVGLNLNVRRVSDDDYWRDFSPRTSGLAGMGMGGNQLTQRLLPGEASLNWARGEHQLSLRTLKWQTLQDVTAPITPPYDRMPQLHWRYAPAQLGGGLDATVEADYTSFEADRRYYAQPNGRRSYAVAQISRPFLAPSGFITPRLQLHATQYEFDESLSNGQRTASRTLPTFSLDSGLVFERDARFFGGDYLQTLEPRAFYTYTPYRDQSMLPVYDTAANDFNFASIYTENAFGGNDRIADNNLLTLGVTTRLIHPETGAEAARLGVAQRLRFADQKVTLPGGTPASERLSDVLLGASINWTPQWGLDSTVQYNPKTGRSLRTTVGVHYSPGSYRTVSAAYRMQKVTDLITVPSEQVDVGWQWPLSDLWGGDRGGKERAGRWYSVGRLNYSLQDRKLVDTVVGLEYESCCWIGRVVLERLQSSQITASTRLMFQIEFVGFSRLSLGANPLAILRQYVPRYKLLREDVAIPSRFSQYD from the coding sequence ATGGATCGTTCCCTCTTGCCCCACGCCCTGCCCGCCACCATGTCCGCCCCGCCAGCGCGCCGCGCACCACTGGCGCGCCTGGCAGCCCTGATGCTGTGCGGCGTGCCGCTGGCCGCGCTGGCCCAGGCGGGCGGGAGTGCCTCGGAGCAGGCCGAGGCGCCGCCCGCGCTGCGTTCCAGCCCGCGGCTGCAGGAGACCCTGCCCGACGACGTGCGCTCGCAGCTGCCCGTGTTCGTGCGCGGCGACCGCGTCACGGGCCAGCCCGACATCCGGGCCACGGTCGAGGGCAACGCCGAGCTGCGCCGCGGCGACACCGTGATCCATGCCGACGAGATGGAGTACGACGTGGCCGACGATCGCGCCAAGGCGCGCGGCCACGTGCACATCAACCGCGCCGGCAACCTCTACGACGGCACGCTGCTGGACTTGCGCGTGGACGCCTTCAGCGGTTTCTTCAGCGACGCGCGCTACCGCTTCCTGGAGACCGCGGCCCATGGCGAGGCCACGCGCGTGGACTTCGTGGACCGCGACCGCTCGGTGGTGCACAACGCTACCTACACCACCTGCGAGCGCACCGACGAGGCCAGCTGGAAGCCCGACTGGATCATCCACGCCAAGACCATCCGCCTGGACCGCGCGGAGGACGTGGGCACGGCCGAGGACGGCGTGCTGGAGTTCAAGGGCGTGCCCGTGCTGCCCATGGGGAACATCAGCTTTCCGCTGTCGGAGCGGCGCAAGTCCGGCCTGCTGCCGCCCACCATCGGCCTGGACAGCGTGAGCGGCGTGGAATACATCCAGCCCTATTACTGGAACATCGCGCCCAACCGCGACGCCACCATCACCCCCCTGGTCATGAGCCGGCGCGGCGTGGGGCTGGCGGGCGAATTTCGCTACCTCGAACCGCGCTACAGCGGAGAGCTCAACGCCAGCTACCTGCCCCGCGACCAGTTGCGCGAGCGCGACCGCTGGGCCTATGGCGTGCGCCACCGCGCCACGCTCGGCACGCCCGCGGGCGACGTGGGGCTGAACCTGAACGTGCGGCGCGTGAGCGACGACGACTACTGGCGCGACTTCTCGCCGCGCACCAGCGGCCTGGCCGGCATGGGCATGGGCGGCAACCAGCTCACCCAGCGCCTGCTGCCGGGCGAGGCGTCGCTGAACTGGGCGCGCGGCGAGCACCAGCTGAGCCTGCGCACCCTCAAGTGGCAGACGCTGCAGGACGTGACCGCGCCCATCACCCCGCCCTACGACCGCATGCCCCAGCTGCACTGGCGCTACGCGCCCGCGCAGCTCGGCGGCGGCCTGGACGCGACGGTGGAGGCGGATTACACGAGCTTCGAGGCGGACCGCAGGTACTACGCGCAGCCCAACGGCCGGCGCAGCTACGCCGTGGCGCAGATCAGCCGGCCCTTCCTCGCGCCGTCGGGCTTCATCACGCCGCGCCTGCAGCTGCATGCCACGCAGTACGAATTCGACGAGTCGCTCTCCAACGGCCAACGCACGGCCAGCCGCACGCTGCCCACCTTCAGCCTGGACAGCGGCCTGGTGTTCGAGCGCGACGCGCGCTTCTTCGGCGGCGACTACCTGCAGACGCTGGAGCCGCGCGCCTTCTACACCTACACACCGTACCGCGACCAGAGCATGCTGCCGGTGTACGACACGGCGGCCAACGACTTCAACTTCGCCTCCATCTATACCGAGAACGCCTTCGGCGGCAACGACCGGATCGCGGACAACAACCTGCTCACGCTGGGCGTGACCACGCGCCTGATCCACCCCGAGACGGGCGCCGAGGCCGCGCGCCTGGGTGTGGCGCAGCGCCTGCGCTTCGCCGACCAGAAGGTGACCCTGCCGGGCGGCACGCCGGCCAGCGAGCGGCTGTCGGACGTGCTGCTGGGCGCGAGCATCAACTGGACGCCGCAGTGGGGCCTGGACTCCACGGTGCAGTACAACCCCAAGACCGGACGCTCGCTGCGCACCACGGTGGGGGTGCACTACTCGCCCGGCAGCTACCGCACGGTGAGCGCGGCCTACCGCATGCAGAAGGTGACCGACCTGATCACCGTGCCCAGCGAGCAGGTCGACGTGGGCTGGCAATGGCCCCTCAGCGACCTGTGGGGCGGCGACCGGGGCGGCAAGGAGCGCGCGGGCCGCTGGTACAGCGTGGGCCGGCTCAACTACAGCCTGCAGGACCGCAAGCTCGTAGACACCGTGGTCGGCCTGGAGTACGAGAGCTGCTGCTGGATCGGCCGCGTGGTGCTCGAGCGCCTGCAGAGCAGCCAGATCACGGCCAGCACCCGGCTCATGTTCCAGATCGAGTTCGTCGGCTTCTCGCGCCTGTCGCTCGGGGCCAACCCGCTGGCCATCCTGAGGCAATACGTGCCGCGCTACAAGCTCCTGCGCGAGGACGTGGCCATCCCCAGCCGTTTCTCCCAATACGATTGA
- a CDS encoding aminoglycoside phosphotransferase family protein: MSHPSPISPAAVPGDARAVHWNDPARQAAFEAWLAPLAAAQGLLPASLRPASADASFRRYLRLDAQDGASRIIMDAPPDKEDCRPFVHVQGLMRAAGLPVPQIHAWDEAHGFMLLSDLGAQTAIERLDPANPQAAHAWYLQAVDLLIDWQRASRPGVLPAYDDALLRRELLLFPDWYVARHRQATLTDAQQATLAKAFDAIVAQNLAAPRVFVHRDFMMRNLMVGEGGRLGVLDFQDAVHGPVTYDIASLMRDAFISWEEDFVIDITVRYWEKARRAGILGAASESGWGADFGDFYRAVDWMALQRHLKVAGIFARLTLRDGKPKYLQDAPRFIAYIRQTAGRYRELSPLLRLVDEIEGTQAAMGYAFGRV; this comes from the coding sequence ATGAGCCACCCCTCCCCCATCTCCCCGGCCGCCGTACCCGGCGACGCCCGCGCCGTGCATTGGAACGACCCCGCCCGCCAGGCCGCCTTCGAGGCCTGGCTCGCCCCGCTGGCGGCCGCGCAGGGCCTGCTGCCGGCCAGCCTGCGCCCGGCGTCGGCGGATGCGAGCTTCCGGCGCTACCTGCGCCTGGACGCGCAGGACGGCGCCAGCCGCATCATCATGGATGCGCCGCCCGACAAGGAGGACTGCCGCCCCTTCGTCCACGTGCAGGGCCTGATGCGGGCCGCGGGCCTGCCCGTGCCACAGATCCACGCCTGGGACGAGGCCCACGGCTTCATGCTGCTGTCCGACCTGGGCGCGCAAACGGCCATAGAGCGCCTGGACCCGGCCAACCCCCAGGCCGCCCACGCCTGGTACCTGCAGGCCGTGGACCTGCTCATCGACTGGCAGCGCGCCAGCCGCCCCGGCGTGCTGCCGGCCTACGACGACGCTCTGCTGCGCCGCGAGCTGCTGCTGTTTCCCGACTGGTACGTCGCGCGCCACCGCCAGGCCACGCTGACCGACGCCCAGCAGGCCACTCTGGCCAAGGCGTTCGACGCCATCGTGGCGCAGAACCTGGCCGCGCCGCGCGTGTTCGTGCATCGCGACTTCATGATGCGCAACCTCATGGTCGGCGAAGGCGGGCGCCTGGGCGTGCTCGACTTCCAGGACGCGGTGCACGGCCCCGTGACCTACGACATCGCCAGCCTGATGCGCGACGCCTTCATCAGCTGGGAAGAGGATTTCGTCATCGACATTACCGTGCGTTACTGGGAGAAGGCCCGGCGCGCGGGCATCCTCGGCGCTGCGAGCGAGAGCGGCTGGGGCGCGGATTTCGGCGACTTCTACCGCGCCGTGGACTGGATGGCGCTGCAGCGCCACCTGAAGGTGGCCGGCATCTTCGCGCGGCTGACGCTGCGCGACGGCAAGCCCAAGTACCTGCAGGACGCGCCGCGCTTCATCGCCTACATCCGCCAGACAGCCGGGCGCTACCGCGAGCTCTCGCCGCTGCTGCGGCTGGTGGACGAGATCGAAGGCACGCAGGCCGCCATGGGCTACGCCTTCGGGCGCGTCTAG
- a CDS encoding 16S rRNA (uracil(1498)-N(3))-methyltransferase — protein MPRFHCPLSLAAGARIALPPTAARHVQVLRLQPGDALTLFNGEGGEWTATVARMGRSDVEVEVGAHAPVEREAARAVHLVVGMPANERMDWLVEKATELGAASIQPIAAARSVLKLAGERAAKRQQHWQAIAVAACEQCGRNRVPPVAAPLLLSDWLRQSAPEGARLVLSLRDGARALREAAGGAGAVWVLHGPEGGLTAQEEDAALAQGFEPASLGARVLRAETASVAALAVLGLA, from the coding sequence ATGCCACGTTTTCACTGCCCCCTGTCCCTGGCCGCCGGCGCGCGCATCGCGCTGCCGCCCACGGCCGCGCGCCACGTGCAGGTGCTGCGCCTGCAGCCGGGCGACGCGCTCACGCTGTTCAACGGCGAGGGCGGCGAATGGACCGCCACCGTGGCGCGCATGGGCCGCAGCGACGTGGAGGTGGAGGTGGGCGCCCACGCGCCCGTGGAGCGCGAGGCCGCGCGCGCCGTGCACCTCGTCGTGGGCATGCCCGCCAACGAGCGCATGGACTGGCTCGTGGAAAAGGCCACCGAGCTGGGGGCCGCCAGCATCCAGCCGATTGCCGCGGCGCGCAGCGTGCTCAAGCTTGCGGGCGAGCGCGCCGCCAAGCGCCAGCAGCACTGGCAGGCCATCGCCGTGGCCGCGTGCGAGCAGTGCGGACGCAACCGCGTGCCGCCGGTCGCCGCGCCGCTGCTGCTCTCCGACTGGCTGCGCCAGAGCGCCCCCGAAGGCGCGCGCCTGGTGCTCTCCCTGCGCGACGGCGCGCGGGCGCTGCGCGAGGCCGCAGGCGGCGCGGGCGCCGTCTGGGTGCTGCACGGCCCCGAGGGCGGCCTCACGGCGCAGGAGGAAGACGCCGCGCTCGCCCAAGGCTTCGAGCCCGCGAGCCTGGGCGCGCGCGTGCTGCGGGCCGAGACGGCATCCGTCGCCGCGCTGGCCGTGCTGGGGCTGGCCTGA